A genomic segment from Nocardiopsis sp. Huas11 encodes:
- a CDS encoding DUF3870 domain-containing protein, with translation MHGDDRMQQLFRDPRVVLISGYARLPDSVASHSQYQRLGVVLAVDSSDGRIVAADTTLLTDLAKDFFRALVEGASVTEDIAEIVRRVQTRYAGQSGAALTTALRRCLETYYQMRDGDQLPGDPDAKE, from the coding sequence TTGCACGGCGACGACCGAATGCAGCAGTTGTTCCGCGACCCCAGGGTCGTTCTGATCTCCGGCTACGCCCGTCTGCCCGACTCGGTGGCGAGCCACTCCCAGTACCAGCGGCTCGGCGTCGTCCTCGCGGTCGACAGCTCCGACGGCCGGATCGTCGCCGCGGACACCACCCTGCTGACCGACCTGGCCAAGGACTTCTTCCGCGCCCTGGTCGAGGGCGCCTCGGTGACCGAGGACATCGCCGAGATCGTGCGGCGGGTACAGACCCGGTACGCGGGCCAGTCCGGCGCCGCGCTGACCACCGCCCTGCGCCGCTGCCTGGAGACCTACTACCAGATGCGGGACGGCGACCAGCTGCCCGGCGACCCCGACGCCAAGGAGTGA
- a CDS encoding aminotransferase class V-fold PLP-dependent enzyme codes for MTAVSPTHTAPAARTAPAPECAIVTAEGGVPLVTGERVEYANFDYAASAPCLTSVADALSAALPYYASVHRGAGHHSQVSTDAYERARRSVARFLGVRSQPADAVVFVRGTTDALNLLARSVPEGCTVVVFESEHHASLLPWEHPASRAGRVVRLPLPSSPEEAVEAARTALRAAPEGPALLCVTAASNVTGEIWPVEELVAAAHAEGARVVVDAAQYVPHLPFSLAATGADYVALSAHKLYAPFGSGVLAGRADWLRSATPYLSGGGATQLVTEHDVVWNDLPARHEAGSPNVLGAVALAAACETFTPATQELLHIRESALLERLRAGLAEIEGVRELALWGDEQPRVGIVSFTVDGLPADLLAAALSAEYGIGVRDGLFCAHRLTQALLAEGHAQAVRASLGVGTTWEHVDRLVGAVADLVAHGPRWEYVDCDGRLVPTPDPRNVL; via the coding sequence ATGACCGCTGTCAGCCCTACCCACACCGCGCCCGCCGCTCGCACCGCCCCCGCCCCCGAGTGCGCGATCGTCACCGCCGAGGGCGGTGTCCCGCTGGTCACCGGTGAGCGCGTGGAGTACGCGAACTTCGACTACGCGGCCAGCGCCCCGTGTCTGACCTCCGTCGCCGACGCGCTGTCCGCGGCCCTGCCCTACTACGCCAGCGTGCACCGCGGCGCGGGCCACCACTCCCAGGTGAGCACCGACGCCTACGAGCGGGCCCGGCGCAGCGTGGCGCGCTTCCTGGGCGTGCGGTCCCAGCCCGCGGACGCGGTGGTGTTCGTGCGCGGCACCACCGACGCGCTCAACCTGCTGGCGCGGTCGGTGCCCGAGGGCTGCACCGTGGTGGTCTTCGAGTCCGAGCACCACGCGAGCCTGCTGCCCTGGGAGCACCCCGCCTCCCGCGCCGGCCGGGTCGTGCGCCTGCCGCTGCCGTCCTCCCCGGAGGAGGCGGTCGAGGCCGCGCGCACCGCTCTGCGCGCGGCGCCCGAGGGGCCCGCCCTGCTGTGCGTGACCGCCGCCTCCAACGTCACCGGTGAGATCTGGCCGGTGGAGGAGCTCGTGGCGGCCGCGCATGCCGAGGGCGCCCGCGTGGTGGTCGACGCGGCGCAGTACGTGCCGCACCTGCCGTTCAGCCTCGCGGCGACGGGCGCCGACTACGTGGCGCTGTCCGCGCACAAGCTCTACGCGCCGTTCGGCTCGGGCGTGCTGGCCGGACGCGCCGACTGGCTGCGCTCGGCCACCCCGTACCTGTCCGGCGGCGGCGCGACCCAGCTCGTCACCGAGCACGACGTGGTGTGGAACGACCTGCCCGCGCGGCACGAGGCCGGCAGCCCCAACGTGCTCGGCGCCGTCGCCCTGGCCGCGGCCTGCGAGACCTTCACCCCCGCCACCCAGGAACTGCTGCACATCCGCGAGTCGGCGCTGCTGGAGCGGCTGCGCGCCGGGCTGGCCGAGATCGAGGGCGTGCGCGAGCTGGCCCTGTGGGGCGACGAGCAGCCGCGGGTGGGCATCGTGTCCTTCACCGTGGACGGCCTGCCCGCCGACCTGCTGGCCGCGGCGCTGTCGGCGGAGTACGGCATCGGCGTCCGGGACGGCCTGTTCTGCGCGCACCGGCTCACCCAGGCGCTGCTGGCCGAGGGCCACGCGCAGGCGGTGCGCGCGAGTTTGGGCGTGGGCACCACCTGGGAGCACGTGGACCGGCTCGTCGGTGCGGTCGCCGACCTGGTCGCGCACGGGCCCCGGTGGGAGTACGTCGACTGTGACGGCCGCCTGGTCCCGACCCCGGACCCGCGCAACGTCCTCTGA
- a CDS encoding CaiB/BaiF CoA-transferase family protein, whose protein sequence is MTDTPSRTAPLPLAGVRVADLSRVLAGPYATMLLADMGAEVVKVEQPGRGDDTRAWGPPWAGPAGGAPGSPDAPPGEAAYFLSVNRNKRSLAVDLKDPDGLAAVQDLCASSDVVVQNFRPGVAERLGLGYGAVQARNPAVVYCSVSGFGPEHEPAGRPGFDIVVQAESGLMATTGPAEGPASKVGVALTDVLTGLNAAVGILGALMRARATGVGEDVSVSLINSTLSGLVNLTQQALITGEEPARVGNAHTTIVPYQVFPTADADIVVAAGNDALYRRLCAAIDRADLAEDPRYATNRGRVAHREELVGALTATLASRGADHWMAVLVEAGVPVGRVRGVLDALRTADATGDDVLRTVEHPTAGLLEQVRAGFRLEGSPPPLTAPPLLGQHSRELLDELGVSTERVDAMVKRGAVQQADL, encoded by the coding sequence GTGACCGACACCCCATCCCGTACCGCGCCGCTGCCCCTGGCGGGCGTGCGCGTGGCCGACCTGTCCCGGGTCCTGGCCGGGCCCTACGCCACGATGCTCCTCGCCGACATGGGCGCGGAGGTGGTCAAGGTCGAGCAGCCCGGACGCGGCGACGACACCCGCGCCTGGGGCCCGCCGTGGGCCGGTCCGGCCGGGGGCGCCCCCGGCTCGCCGGACGCGCCGCCCGGGGAGGCCGCCTACTTCCTCTCGGTCAACCGCAACAAGCGCAGCCTGGCGGTGGACCTGAAGGACCCCGACGGCCTCGCCGCCGTGCAGGACCTGTGCGCCTCCAGCGACGTCGTCGTGCAGAACTTCCGGCCCGGGGTCGCCGAACGGCTCGGCCTGGGCTACGGAGCCGTGCAGGCCCGCAACCCGGCGGTCGTCTACTGCTCGGTGAGCGGGTTCGGGCCGGAACACGAACCCGCCGGCCGGCCGGGGTTCGACATCGTCGTGCAGGCCGAGAGCGGGCTCATGGCCACCACCGGCCCGGCGGAGGGACCGGCGAGCAAGGTGGGCGTGGCCCTGACCGACGTCCTCACCGGCCTGAACGCCGCCGTGGGCATCCTCGGCGCGCTGATGCGGGCCCGCGCCACGGGCGTGGGCGAGGACGTCAGCGTGTCCCTCATCAACTCGACCCTGTCGGGCCTGGTCAACCTCACCCAGCAGGCCCTGATCACGGGGGAGGAGCCGGCCCGGGTCGGCAACGCGCACACCACGATCGTGCCCTACCAGGTCTTCCCGACCGCCGACGCGGACATCGTCGTGGCCGCCGGCAACGACGCGCTCTACCGCAGGCTGTGCGCCGCGATCGACCGGGCCGACCTGGCCGAGGACCCGCGCTACGCGACCAACCGGGGGCGCGTCGCGCACCGCGAGGAGCTGGTCGGGGCGCTGACCGCCACCCTGGCCTCGCGCGGCGCCGACCACTGGATGGCCGTCCTGGTGGAGGCGGGCGTCCCGGTCGGCCGCGTGCGCGGCGTGCTCGACGCCCTGCGCACCGCCGACGCCACCGGTGACGACGTCCTGCGCACCGTGGAACACCCCACCGCCGGGCTGCTGGAGCAGGTCCGGGCCGGCTTCCGGCTGGAGGGGTCTCCCCCTCCGCTGACCGCGCCGCCGCTGCTGGGCCAGCACTCCCGCGAACTCCTGGACGAGCTCGGCGTGAGCACCGAGCGCGTCGACGCCATGGTCAAGCGCGGCGCCGTCCAGCAGGCGGACCTGTGA
- a CDS encoding acyl-CoA dehydrogenase family protein, with translation MSDSQRRPAAPDPHDFLAVDATLSDTERDVRDAVRSFATRELAPNVADWFEAGTLPDPRGLAKAFGDLGVLGMHLEGYGCGGSSAVAYGLACRELEAVDSGLRSFVSVEGSLAMAAIHKYGSEEHKQEWLPRMAAGEAIGCFGLTEPDSGSDPGSMRTRARRDGSDWVLNGTKMWITNGSVADVAVVWAVTDDGIRGFVVPTGTAGFTANVIHKKLSLRASITAELVLEDVRLPGEAVLPLSKGLGSPLSCLNEARYGIVWGAAGAARACYEAALEYGLTREQFGRPIAGFQLTQRKLADMVVDVNHANMTALRIGRLKDAGECHHNHVSFGKYSCVAAAQRVAAAARSVHGANGITLEYPVMRHMVNLETVATYEGTEEIHALSIGQAVTGLSAFR, from the coding sequence ATGAGCGACTCCCAGCGCCGACCCGCAGCCCCGGACCCGCACGACTTCCTGGCCGTGGACGCCACCCTCTCCGACACCGAACGCGATGTCCGCGACGCCGTGCGGAGCTTCGCCACCCGCGAGCTGGCGCCGAACGTGGCCGACTGGTTCGAGGCCGGGACGCTGCCCGATCCCCGCGGGCTGGCCAAGGCCTTCGGCGACCTCGGTGTGCTGGGCATGCATCTGGAGGGCTACGGCTGCGGCGGCTCCAGCGCGGTCGCCTACGGGCTGGCCTGCCGCGAGCTGGAGGCGGTCGACTCCGGCCTGCGCAGCTTCGTGTCCGTGGAGGGCTCCCTGGCCATGGCCGCCATCCACAAGTACGGCTCGGAGGAGCACAAGCAGGAGTGGCTGCCGCGCATGGCCGCCGGCGAGGCCATCGGCTGCTTCGGCCTGACCGAACCCGACTCCGGCTCCGACCCCGGCTCCATGCGCACCCGCGCCCGCCGCGACGGCTCCGACTGGGTGCTCAACGGCACCAAGATGTGGATCACCAACGGCTCCGTCGCCGACGTGGCCGTGGTGTGGGCCGTTACCGACGACGGCATCCGCGGTTTCGTGGTCCCCACCGGCACCGCCGGCTTCACCGCCAACGTCATCCACAAGAAGCTGTCCCTGCGCGCCTCGATCACCGCCGAGCTGGTGCTGGAGGACGTGCGGCTGCCCGGCGAGGCCGTGCTGCCCCTGTCCAAGGGCCTGGGCTCGCCCCTGTCCTGCCTGAACGAGGCCCGCTACGGCATCGTGTGGGGCGCGGCCGGGGCCGCGCGCGCCTGCTACGAGGCGGCGCTGGAGTACGGGCTCACCCGCGAGCAGTTCGGTCGGCCCATCGCCGGCTTCCAGCTCACCCAGCGCAAGCTCGCCGACATGGTCGTGGACGTCAACCACGCGAACATGACGGCGCTGCGGATCGGCCGGCTCAAGGACGCCGGCGAGTGCCACCACAACCACGTCAGCTTCGGCAAGTACTCCTGCGTGGCCGCCGCCCAGCGGGTGGCCGCCGCCGCCCGCTCGGTGCACGGCGCCAACGGCATCACGCTGGAGTACCCGGTGATGCGGCACATGGTGAACCTGGAGACGGTCGCCACCTACGAGGGCACCGAGGAGATCCACGCCCTGAGCATCGGGCAGGCGGTCACGGGTCTCTCCGCCTTCCGGTAG
- a CDS encoding SAM-dependent methyltransferase, which produces MAPACHPPAQIPFQAPRVVSLGARARPSEPAVSEQTRLHQAFLGRVIDFLCADAGITQFVDWGCPAPGTAERVRAANADARFVHVAPRGAAGMLSPSGTAVVTEDGSGADSLTRRLSTSGLVDFDEPVAVLMTRPFTADDQPNGIGELHALMRGGGYLALTSTAPRRTVERAFRPFQPIEPGVADLTWWPYPDEDVTAQGTGILGGLGRRLR; this is translated from the coding sequence ATGGCGCCCGCCTGCCACCCCCCTGCGCAGATCCCCTTCCAGGCCCCGCGCGTGGTGAGCCTCGGCGCCCGTGCCCGCCCTTCGGAACCCGCGGTCTCCGAGCAGACGCGCCTGCACCAGGCCTTCCTGGGCCGGGTGATCGACTTCCTGTGCGCGGACGCCGGCATCACCCAGTTCGTCGACTGGGGATGTCCGGCCCCCGGCACCGCCGAACGCGTGCGCGCCGCGAACGCCGACGCCCGGTTCGTCCACGTGGCGCCGCGGGGCGCCGCCGGAATGCTGTCCCCCTCCGGGACCGCCGTGGTCACCGAGGACGGTTCCGGCGCCGACTCGCTCACGCGGCGCCTCAGCACCTCCGGGCTCGTCGACTTCGACGAGCCCGTCGCCGTTCTGATGACCCGCCCCTTCACCGCGGACGACCAGCCCAACGGGATCGGCGAGCTGCACGCCCTCATGCGCGGCGGCGGCTACCTGGCCCTGACCTCCACCGCCCCCCGGCGTACCGTCGAGCGCGCCTTCCGCCCCTTCCAGCCCATCGAGCCGGGGGTGGCCGACCTCACATGGTGGCCCTACCCGGACGAGGACGTGACCGCGCAGGGCACGGGCATCCTGGGGGGACTGGGCCGAAGGCTCCGTTGA